One genomic window of Lepeophtheirus salmonis chromosome 5, UVic_Lsal_1.4, whole genome shotgun sequence includes the following:
- the LOC121117452 gene encoding uncharacterized protein gives MYKVSSQLSCSYGPESKTGPDMPTVTVGDKRMTNVKMANGEIIQGIRRNKDVGLLQPSEDIMNCDVPGLRPLRYTPGLNCDAHLESLRPERSSNHPTLQGGDQWKKKLIQHPKTYEGSFVDANMQDFRPSPNVEDKWYTSRLPDHGSEGLERLAMPASQYFGNTGSPYDSIYPQDELSQIKMRNRRFQNSCSSVPYAGEPMMRGQPMYAPVGPALMYPPYAPPMMMMPPPPMMGQYPGYAPPTHQQEPSPLHDLSMLDQELNMTRRATRPFVPSEGADLSKLQRHLDELEEEQLKIQRKSSEPIYTVDQLPPPKKVVRAPLTEANAPKLRPEVRIADQIAIRSYVLGHNMSKIGGSKEKKNGE, from the exons ATGTATAAAGTGTCTTCGCAGCTGAGTTGTAGTTATGGACCAGAATCCAAAACTGGACCG GACATGCCAACTGTAACTGTGGGGGACAAAAGAATGACAAATGTAAAGATGGCCAATGGAGAGATTATTCAAGGTATTCGTCGAAACAAGGACGTTGGTCTCTTGCAACCCTCTGAGGATATTATGAATTGTGATGTTCCTGGACTTCGTCCCCTCCGTTACACCCCTGGATTAAATTGTGACGCTCACTTAGAGTCCCTCCGCCCTGAGCGTAGTTCAAATCATCCTACTCTACAAGGAGGTGaccaatggaaaaaaaagttgattcaaCATCCCAAGACATATGAAGGCTCATTTGTTGATGCCAACATGCAGGATTTCCGCCCCAGTCCAAATGTTGAAGACAAATGGTACACATCTCGCCTTCCAGACCATGGCTCTGAAGGCCTAGAACGCCTTGCCATGCCTGCTTcacaatattttggaaataccGGGAGTCCCTATGATTCAATTTACCCACAAGACGAGCTTAGTCAAATCAAAATGAGGAATAGACGCTTCCAAAACTCTTGTTCATCAGTACCCTACGCTGGAGAACCCATGATGAGAGGTCAACCTATGTACGCACCTGTTGGGCCAGCTCTCATGTACCCACCTTATGCTCCTCCTATGATGATGATGCCACCTCCCCCCATGATGGGACAGTATCCCGGATATGCTCCTCCTACACATCAACAGGAACCATCTCCTCTCCATGATCTTTCC atGCTTGATCAAGAATTGAATATGACTAGAAGAGCAACCCGTCCTTTTGTACCCTCAGAGGGCGCTGACCTGTCAAAACTACAAAGGCATCTGGATGAATTGGAAGAAGAGCAATTGAAGATTCAAAGAAAGTCCAG tgAGCCCATTTACACCGTGGATCAACTTCCTCCACCAAAGAAAGTCGTTAGAGCACCTCTGACTGAAG ctaACGCACCAAAGCTTCGACCAGAAGTTCGAATCGCCGATCAAATTGCTATCCGTTCCTATGTTCTCGGACACAACATGAGTAAAATCG GTGGTTCAAAGGAGAAGAAAAACGGAGAATAA